Below is a genomic region from Zea mays cultivar B73 chromosome 9, Zm-B73-REFERENCE-NAM-5.0, whole genome shotgun sequence.
TGTCAAACTGAGTGCCATCATCCTCGGATAGGAAGCTGCCATATTGTGCCATAACTTGGTTCCAATCCGTACCCATGCTGTACATTCAAGGAAGTCACGTAAGAACCATGTCAAATGAAAGCACAACCATGTCAATGTTAACAGGACAGACACAAGAAATTCAGAAATGTTGCACACTAGATATATTGCAGACTTCATAACAATTTACAGACCACGTTAACATAAACATGTCATGAACATCGCGTCCGGATAGTTTTCGACAACATAAACATGACATCCAGTAAACCACTGACTTGTGACACACATCTGTTGTCTTCACATACAAAAGAGTACTTCGACTCACATAAACCTAACACATACACATATTCCTTAGGTGCATGCTAATCTAGTAGGGATAGGTGTCGTCGGTGGAGTAGTCGCGTCCATCGTCGTAGCCGACGATATCGTCAGGATTCAACTCTGAATCATAATCAAGCAGAAGCTCATCCTCTGTTTCTGATGATGAGGCAATAGGAGAAGGGGCCATGTGCTCCATCTCCCAGTCTTTTTCCAGAGCTAGGTGATCAAGGTCCTTGGCGAGGTCCTCGATCTGAACTAAAGCACGATTCATTTCATTGAGGACTGGTCCGCTAACAGGTTGGAAGGCACCGTGGACGACATCGACGATGTCGGCACAACGCTGCTCCACTACTTTGATTAAATGACCCAGTGCTCTTCGGAGCTTTGCGTTCTCCGAATCCATGGTCTACATAAAACATATGGTTCTGTTAATATATGTGGACCTAGTATCGTGCTTTAGTTGACCTAGTATCGGTAGTAGGCAGTTCAAATGAGCACATGAGTAATGAACATGAATTATGAAGATAAAATCATCATTCAGTGTGTCAAACGAATTGCCCAAGGCATTGTGAATACACCTGGATTCGTAAATGAAACAAAGCTTGTACCAGAAAGATATTTCGTTAATCTGAACATCAATTTTGAAGAGATAGCATAATGCTCATGATTCAGTCTGTCTAAAACAGTCCCCTTGTATTTGTACATACACATCGATCAATACAACAGACAATTGTTGTACCACAATAAAATTTTGTGTAATGGGAACCAAATGTATGAACAGAAAACATAATGGTCAAGGAATCCTACATCCATCGAATGTATAACCCTAAATCCGTAACCCTAGATGTGGACGAGTTCTACCATTTGAAGTACTAGAATCATAGAAACCAAAATCGATCTTCAATGTTTACCTTTTTTTCTTCGGATCTGGACCACCTGACCTAATGGACGACGATGAAGAAGGTGGCGTCGAGATGCGCTTGCGTTTCTCCCCAGCTTCCTTCGTCGGCTCCGTCGATCTTCTCAACTTCTTGGCGATGGCGGTTCGACGGCGACGAACACCCACGGAACCACCCgctccttggatctttgagtcgtCGGCGCCGACCTCCTTGCCTCCAACCACCGCGAGCGGTCCGCCTCCGGACCCGCTCGAGCACGGCCTCTTCGAGCCCAGCTTGGGCGGCGCCGCCGATGCGCAGCGCCGCGAGCCCCCCTCgccgacttcgatggaagtcgccaGCGACGGCACAACAGTggctacggatttttcaccaccGCGCGAGCCCGAGCCCGAACACGGATACCGGACGTCTGGATTTCTCCACATCTAGCGTGCGTCCGGCGTCCTCTAAAATTTAGAGTGCGATATAGAGTACGTTGCTGGGCGCGTTGGGGACGTGTCTGAACCCTATATTAAGGGTACCGGACGGTTTACCGTCCCTTGCTGGACACAGTCTTATATTTTGGACATTAGACTTTATAGAGATAGATCAAAATGGCCATTTGAATTAAGTCAAAATACGTACATTAACAAGGTATTAAAAGAGTTTAATATGCAGGATTCCGAGGCAAAATACTGTAGCCATAGTGCAATTTATCGGCGGCAGTGCTGAGGAAAAAAAACCAGCCTTCATTTCTTTCACTTATCTCTCATACTCTCACGAGTCCGACTGTCCGAGACACAAAAGGCTCACCCGCTTCCGCCAAGCTGTTACCTGCAGCATTATTTCAATTAAAATCTAAAATCCGGTGTGACTCTTGATTCGTAAAATAAGAGTAGTGAAACAAACAAACAATGCCTGCTCGTGAAGATTGATGGATTTTCGCATTCAATTTGATTTGTTGCGGGATATCTCTGGAGGCAGAAACACGCTCGCGCGTGTTCCATGTGGCGGTGACAGCTGACGAATGGCCGGACCGTGCGTGCCACGTATCCGTTGCGACGGGAACACGTGTCGCGAACAAAGCTAGCGGCTACGCGAAAGAACACGTAATCGTAGTACGTAGTAGGGGTGGCGAGTGCATGTGCTACGGAACTCATACGAGTAGCTGTAGCTGTAGCTCTGAACTAGAGGTGCCAATAGATAAAAACTCGCTGGGTATTACTTGTCTAAACCCGTATCCGCAAAGAAAAATACGTCCGCTAAAAAATCTatacccatgacgggtataaaattttgcccaaactcATACCCATACGGGTTTCGGATACCCAACGagtttcccatacccactaacatcaacataaaaaataattcatcatgtagatgtcaatcaatacattaataagttagcataaaaggaacaagtgataactaattttagcctaaaatttgttaaatgaagtttatttcaattagaacatattcaattaataatattatgagacatatttataaggaatgttGATTTTAATGCGGGTCTTAAAAACCCATGtgtttgcgggtatgggtaggGGAAGAATAAACACATGCTTACGTACCCAttgggtttccatttgaacccattaacaaacccatgggtagagaaattgacccaaactcataccctaatagagcaaaaacccaccgggtttcgagtagcgggtacccattgtcATCTCTACTCTGAAGGGACGGATTTTTATACGATAGCAACCTGAAAGACAGGAAACCGACCGACCCGCCGCCGGGCTTCCTTTCAGAATGAGACAGCGGCAGCCACCACAAGCCTTGCCCCTCTGATGTTTCGTCCCAGCCAGTCTGCACTCTGCAGCCGCGCAAATTAATTTCGTTTTGGCCGGACGCGGGCCTCCCCTGGCGAGGCAGCCGTCCGCCCCGCATCGGACGGCCCACCGTGCACGCAAGTCAACAACCTCCAACGCCGCGCCGGAAAAAAATTTGGTGCAGCACTGCTGTAAACCAGAGTGgtttgcagcccctcacaaaaagGAGTATAGACCCCACCTGCAGGTCCAGCAGATAACGTTTTAGTTATATTATTGTTGCTGCGTGTGGGGTCTATCCTCCAttttgtgaggggctgcaaacaCTCTGATTTGCAGCAGTGCTGCACCAAATTTTTTTCCGCGCCCGAGGGGCCCAGGTGGGTTCCGGCCGCTGATCTATGATCGGGCGGACGGGACCTGCGGGAGCGGCCCACGCTTGGTTGCTGCGGGCTTTTGCCCTTTTGTGGCCCACCACGACAAGAGGCAGGCGAGGGACCCCCAGGCCCCAGCCCGCGTCCATCCACCGCCCGTGGGAAGGCAGAGCAGTGAGCGTCGCAGGCATCGGCTCCAGCTCCGGCTCCGCCCGCCGCCGCACCGGCCCACCCTCCTCCCCCGATCCGATCGCCGATCACCGGCCCTCGCTTAGCCTCGCCACGCCTCGCGACAATATTTGGAACCCCTGTTACCGATCGCCTCATGCCGTACCACTGAACGATCCCACCCCAACACCgtacccccgccgcctcctccgccgTGCCCACAGTCGCCTCCGCCTTTCGCCTGCTACCCCGTAGAGGCTCTATATCCCGATCGGACTAGGGTGCGGACGATGGCTAGCAACGCCGACCAGCATGCTGCCGTTGTCTCGGCTGCCCCGTCCGATAGCCCGGTTGGGGCGAAGAAGGCTGGGGCGGCGGCCGCCGTCTGGAAACTCCCCGCGGCCGCGGCGGTTCCCGTCGCGGAGGTGGTTGAAAACCCCATCATGGACGCACACTCCTGGCCGGCGCTGCCCGGGCTGTcgtctccgccgccgccgccgccgccgcatgcGGGGCCAACAGCCAAAGCGTCACCGAAGGCCGCTTCTCCAGCTCCCACTGTGAGTTGATTCCAGTGTTTGATACAGATGGCCGTTAAACTTTCGTCCCGTTTGATCAGATTGGGTTTTTACTGTCGTTGCAATGGTGTCAGGGGGCGGCGACGTCGCCCGTCTCTTTGGGCAATCCTGGCGCGCCGGATGCTAGCCATGGTAACGATGCTCGGGTGCGCAATCCTGTGGCCCGGCGTGCCCTGGTGATGCCTGCGGCGGATGGGCTGGAGAAGAGTGCCCCTGCACCGGAACCGTCCCCTGTTTATGTGCCTAATGCCCGGAGCAATGGTGCAGATCCTCATCAGAATGGACGTCCTGGCTCGCATCACCATGGCCGAGGTGGTGGCTATGGTGGGGGAAACAGGAGGGGTAATGGTGGAGGTGGGGGGCGTCGCGGGAGTGAGCACCACGGTGGTTTTGATGGGCAACGGCGCGGAGGTGGCCGCAGAGATGGCCATGGACCGGTTCATCAGCTGCGTGGCCATCAGCCAACATACATTAAGGCTCCTGTTGTAGCAGGAGCACCTCCACCGCCTCCACCATTTGTTAGCCCCGCTACTCCTCAGACACCACCTTATGGACCACCTATGGGCTTCCATGGTATGTCCTTGTGCATGTGGTTTATGAGACCATGGCCATGTGCCATTGTTATATTACATTAATTTGCTTGTTGTAAATAGCAGACATGTCAGCGCATGTTTACTATTTCCCGGCACCCACCTCGGAAGGCATTCAAGGCCTGCCTTTTGTGCCTCTTCCAGCAAGCCCCCAAGCTGTTCTAATTGACCCTTCTCGAAAGAACCTTCTGGAGCAGATAGAATACTATTTCAGGTAGTAGTTCATCTACATTTTGGGAACCCTTTTTGTAATAAAAACTTTGAATCTGCTCAGTTTCTTGATCCACATGTGAACTATTGCAGCGATGACAATTTGTGCAAGGACCTTTACTTGCGGCAACACATGGATGGGCAAGGTTGGGTGCCATTATCCCTGATCGCTGGCTTTCGCCAAGTAAGTTTGCAGGCCTCTTGAGTTTATTTCCCATTTAAAATCTACTCTGAATTTTTGTTTTGTTTCTTAGTCAGCTGTCTAGCGAGCTTGTGCGCATGTTCTGTGTCTGTAATTACTTGCACTACTGAATTAGAGGGGCTGCATATAGTGACATGGATTAATTTAAGTATTTAACTGAACAGCAAGACAGCCCTTACACAATAAGGAATTGGATTATATTACTGACGTGGTTGATAACATGGATGGCACAGCTGCACTGAATTGTTGCATTCTAATATCTTAGTAGTATCTGCATTTAAGAAATTAAACTCCACAGTTATGTTTGCAAGTGGTAATGTTAGTGTGGAACATTCACCATATGATTAGGATAGCGATATGTATCGAAAACAGAGGGGGGCACTATTTTTATTTTCTGACACTTTTTGCAGTGGTATTATCATATGACTTAAGCTCAGTTTTAGTGAAACAGCTGTTGACCAGGTTATGTGGTTACATTTACTTGAGTCGTGAGTTACTCAAAACAGGGGTCAGTAGCTTCAAGGCGCATTTTTTTTCAAGGTTCATTGCAAGCTGAGTTCATCCCAACTAACAGCAGTGGTACCTCCATTTTTAGTGTATTCAGCTACACATTTGTACAGGCTGTTTGATGATGCATTTACTACTTATTTCTTATTGCTGGCATAGCTTTGTATGACCCAAGCCACAAACCTTATTTCACTTCCATTTGTTGAGCTGCTACAGATATTTTGTATGGACCAAGTTCTGTGCCCATATGCATGTTCATTCTAGCTTTACTGGATAAGGGTGAACTCTTGAATTGATAAGTACTAATATTCTATTGTTTATGGTCATATGGTGTGATGCATTATTTTCTCTTTCTAAGTTGCATGTAACCTTTAAAAGTTACAATATGTGCTGGGTTAGTTGGGTATGTACACAATTAATTTGCTTTTAGGGTAACCTTGTCCAAGCTTTGCCTGGGCTTTTTGCAACTAATATAATACTTCTGATAGTTATAGAAAACTCACGGAGTAGGCTAGTGCTAAATATTTAATTGGATATAGTTATAGTGGATCTAATTGGTTGCCTGCATTAGCTTGTATGCAGGCTTGCACAGTTCTCAAAGCTGAGCATTGTCCAGTATTCTAGATTTTTCCTGTATTAGACGATGCAGATTTGCATAATCCGATGAgcatacaaaaataaaatattttcTCATTCTCTACCTTTACTAGAGACTTCAGATCTCTAATCACTACTACTTTAAAGCACGACATTCATTGTGTGTCACCCGAgcgcctcgcgcgcgtgcccagCCGCCACACCTTCCGCCTCAGCTTACGCTCGCAGAAATAACAAAAAATGGAGGGTACGACACCAGGAATAGAACCTGGGTCATTGCGACCGCGGCCTCGCGCTTTAACCACCGCGACACACATATGCTTGTGTTATATAAAGAAGCGATATTATAAATATGTATATACTGTTATTTGGAAAATTAAAAATATAATCATGTTTGAATAAAAATCTCATTTAAACAAGATCTAcctatatgatatatagaaaccaTAGCAACGTACGGGCAACTAACTAGTAGAACATATAATGTGACTATATGCAATAATATGTAAACAAACAAACACAATTTTATTAGACGCGGCTTGCATATGCAGAACATCCAAACGCGAAGGTGTTGCATACATCTATGCTGGCTTAGGCAGTGCGGCATAAGGTCTAATGCAAGCTAAGCCTGATACAAGCAACCAATCAGACCTGTTGTAACAAAGTTAGCTGAGGTCACTATAGAAGTTAATGTGGCAA
It encodes:
- the LOC100273740 gene encoding la-related protein 1B isoform X1 codes for the protein MASNADQHAAVVSAAPSDSPVGAKKAGAAAAVWKLPAAAAVPVAEVVENPIMDAHSWPALPGLSSPPPPPPPHAGPTAKASPKAASPAPTGAATSPVSLGNPGAPDASHGNDARVRNPVARRALVMPAADGLEKSAPAPEPSPVYVPNARSNGADPHQNGRPGSHHHGRGGGYGGGNRRGNGGGGGRRGSEHHGGFDGQRRGGGRRDGHGPVHQLRGHQPTYIKAPVVAGAPPPPPPFVSPATPQTPPYGPPMGFHADMSAHVYYFPAPTSEGIQGLPFVPLPASPQAVLIDPSRKNLLEQIEYYFSDDNLCKDLYLRQHMDGQGWVPLSLIAGFRQVQKITNNIQFILETVMLSNIVEVQGDKLRRRGAWENWLLPKLNYSAGSSSGSMTPVTSNIDALASQFRSVGLEGATYHPSMPGMSGEALLTRSATSVSLGYHASTFGGLQSNGSEPLFGPKSARNLLRSDTF
- the LOC100273740 gene encoding La-related protein 1B, translating into MASNADQHAAVVSAAPSDSPVGAKKAGAAAAVWKLPAAAAVPVAEVVENPIMDAHSWPALPGLSSPPPPPPPHAGPTAKASPKAASPAPTGAATSPVSLGNPGAPDASHGNDARVRNPVARRALVMPAADGLEKSAPAPEPSPVYVPNARSNGADPHQNGRPGSHHHGRGGGYGGGNRRGNGGGGGRRGSEHHGGFDGQRRGGGRRDGHGPVHQLRGHQPTYIKAPVVAGAPPPPPPFVSPATPQTPPYGPPMGFHDMSAHVYYFPAPTSEGIQGLPFVPLPASPQAVLIDPSRKNLLEQIEYYFSDDNLCKDLYLRQHMDGQGWVPLSLIAGFRQVQKITNNIQFILETVMLSNIVEVQGDKLRRRGAWENWLLPKLNYSAGSSSGSMTPVTSNIDALASQFRSVGLEGATYHPSMPGMSGEALLTRSATSVSLGYHASTFGGLQSNGSEPLFGPKSARNLLRSDTF